The window GCGCTTCGACACCGGCAATGCTCGATCGGCTGCACGGCTACCGTGAACGACAGCCGGCAGCCTGCGCCAGTCACATGGCACGTCTTCGCGAGATCGCCGGACAGACGGTGTCAGCCTGGCGCGCAAGTGAAACCGGTACCGTGCTGGCGTCGCTGGACAGCTACGCAGCAGCACTGCGCGATCTGGATGAGGATGCAGGCATCGGCATCCACGGCGGCGGTCATGCGGCCATGCGGGAAATCGCGCTGGCACATGGAGCCACCTACAAACCATCCGGGGCGGGCGGTGGCGACTTCGGCATTGCGTTGACTGCATCGCGCGAAGTCCTCGCAGCACTGCAGAAGGACTTCAGAGCCGGCGGCTACCTGTGCCGCGAAGCTGCACCCCGCGCACCCGGCCTCCGGGTGCAGGCCGGCACTCAGGGCTGATAGCGGTAATACTCGACACCGAGATCCTGAAAGCTGCGGTCCGAGCGCGCGCCGATATGGTCGATGATGAATTCGCCGGCGTAGCCGATCTGCAGATCTTTCGGCTGCCGGCCTTCGCGCAGCGCGAGATACTGGTCAGCCGAAAGGTCTATGGCCGGCTCAAGGGCAGTTTCGATGCCTATCCGTGCGGCCGCATCCCGCCATCCATCGACAACCTTCAGCGGGATCGCATCAGCCGCATCGCCGCTGCCATAGCCGATCGCAAGCAGCTCTTTGCCGGCCAGCTCGATTCCGCGCTGCCGGGCATCGGCAAATCCGGCCGCCAGCCATGCCGGCAATGCGCCCGTGTACAGGTTGCCCACTTCCCGCATCCATTCGGAACCGAGCGTCATCTTCCCGAGTACCTGCTGGCTGAACGCTTCACTTTGCCGGAACGCCTTCAGCACCGTCATGCTGAGCGGAAAAACTTCTTCGTGGATGCGCGCCTGAACGGCCAGCTGGTTCAGCTCGGGCTCGGCATGCATTTCGGCAATGACCTCCTCGACCGCAAGCCCGGCACCGCGACTGTAGCGCGCAAGTTCATCACGGTCCGCGGAGTCACCGCCGGCAAGTGCGAACAGGTATGCGAGGCCCAGGCCGGTTTCCGGCATGCGCTGATAGGGCCGGTGCATGAATACCGCTTCAAGGCTGCGCAGATGCGCGGCGGGCGACAGTGAAGACCGGGAATAAAGGTCGTCCAGCGCGCGGTGTATTTCGTCGATATAGCAGTTGGTGGAGTAGCGCCCGTTGTAAACCGGGATATCGAGCGAAGCTGCCTCGCCGCCGCTGCCGGCACGGGCAGTCAAGGGCTTGCGAAAATCGATGCCACGGTATTCCGAAGCCGTGCCGGCCAGACGCAGATCGATGCTGGCGAGTCTTGGCCTGCTCTCAAGCAACATCGCCACGGCGCCGGCGCCCTGCGTCGGCTCGCCGGTACTGCCACGTCCATACAGGGCCTTGTCGGTACAGACCACGATGGCCACGCCATCGCTCCCGTCAGATTGCAGAAAGCGCAGTGCGCCGCGCAGCGCATAGATGCCGCCGAGACAGGCGTGCTTGAACTCGGGCACCTCACAGTTGCGTGCCAGCGCCGGAGCGCCGCGCGAACGCAGCACCGCATCGACCATGCCCTTGACGATGATCGCACCCGCCGAGTTATCGGTGCTGGATTCAGTCCCCAGGGCCAGGTAACGGACTCTGGCCGGATCGACCTCGTAGCTGTCGATCAGTCGCAGACAGGCATTGGCCGCCATCGTGTAGACGCTTTGCGCGGGAGCAAGCATGCGGAAGCCCGTACCCACGACCTGGCGGATCTTCTCCCAGTCTGATCCGGTCCATTCACACCACTTGTGCAGATCGACCCGGCAGGGCGGCAGGTACACGACCATACCGCTCAGCCCGGCAATCGCCTGAGCGGTGCACGACGAGCGCATGTTTAACGTACCGTGATTGTGATTTGCTTCGAGATCACCGGTGGTTCATGCGGGATGTGGTTCGCATCGCCAAGAATCAACTGCAGGGTGTGCTGGCCCGGAGCGAGCGTTACTTCGGTTTCTGTCTGTGCCTTGCCGAAATGCAGGTGCTGGCCGTCTGCCGGCAAGGGCTTGTCCAGGTCGGTGGGGACCGGGGCATCGATCAGCAGGTGATGATGGCCGCTGTCCGGCCGCGCA of the Chromatiales bacterium genome contains:
- a CDS encoding hydroxymethylglutaryl-CoA synthase, whose translation is MAGLSGMVVYLPPCRVDLHKWCEWTGSDWEKIRQVVGTGFRMLAPAQSVYTMAANACLRLIDSYEVDPARVRYLALGTESSTDNSAGAIIVKGMVDAVLRSRGAPALARNCEVPEFKHACLGGIYALRGALRFLQSDGSDGVAIVVCTDKALYGRGSTGEPTQGAGAVAMLLESRPRLASIDLRLAGTASEYRGIDFRKPLTARAGSGGEAASLDIPVYNGRYSTNCYIDEIHRALDDLYSRSSLSPAAHLRSLEAVFMHRPYQRMPETGLGLAYLFALAGGDSADRDELARYSRGAGLAVEEVIAEMHAEPELNQLAVQARIHEEVFPLSMTVLKAFRQSEAFSQQVLGKMTLGSEWMREVGNLYTGALPAWLAAGFADARQRGIELAGKELLAIGYGSGDAADAIPLKVVDGWRDAAARIGIETALEPAIDLSADQYLALREGRQPKDLQIGYAGEFIIDHIGARSDRSFQDLGVEYYRYQP
- a CDS encoding DUF4399 domain-containing protein, whose product is MKQKTMLPALLLAASIAVTAQAGLPRTPSPADASVAIVSPQDGDVVASPVKVVFLINGMTLAPAGDARPDSGHHHLLIDAPVPTDLDKPLPADGQHLHFGKAQTETEVTLAPGQHTLQLILGDANHIPHEPPVISKQITITVR